One segment of Brevinematales bacterium DNA contains the following:
- the flgB gene encoding flagellar basal body rod protein FlgB yields MVFGVDSDFGKKMKLIEMALDANTIRREVIADNIANVNVPFFKRSEVSFESQLTRALESEQKDEFPTLMTDQRHMSFNQYIDYQTVTPRITVEYDSNYRNDKNNVDIDKEMIDSTKNSMQYNALMEMYSRNLKIVDFVIR; encoded by the coding sequence ATGGTTTTCGGAGTGGACAGCGATTTCGGGAAAAAGATGAAGCTGATCGAGATGGCGCTCGACGCGAACACGATCCGCCGCGAGGTGATCGCCGACAATATCGCGAACGTTAACGTCCCGTTCTTCAAACGTTCGGAGGTATCGTTCGAGTCCCAGTTGACCCGCGCGCTCGAGTCGGAGCAGAAGGACGAGTTCCCGACCCTGATGACCGACCAACGGCATATGTCGTTCAACCAGTATATCGATTACCAGACCGTGACGCCCAGGATAACGGTCGAGTACGACAGCAATTACCGCAACGATAAGAATAATGTGGATATCGATAAGGAGATGATCGACTCGACGAAAAACTCGATGCAGTACAATGCCTTGATGGAAATGTATTCGCGTAACCTGAAGATCGTCGATTTCGTGATAAGATAA
- the flgC gene encoding flagellar basal body rod protein FlgC produces the protein MGTFSVLNIAGSGLTAQRLQIDVISNNIANANSVRTTDGGPYQRQVVIMSPIDNSLTFKSHLLPDALKKGIGQGVKVTEIKKDEKPPRMVYDPTHPDAVQSGKWKGYVMYPNVNIVEEMVNMISANRAYEANVNLVNSARQMFEKALTLGR, from the coding sequence ATGGGAACATTCTCGGTACTGAATATAGCGGGGAGCGGACTGACCGCACAGAGACTCCAGATCGACGTCATATCGAACAATATCGCTAACGCGAACTCGGTACGCACTACCGACGGCGGGCCTTACCAGAGGCAAGTCGTTATCATGTCGCCGATAGACAATTCACTGACGTTCAAATCGCACCTCCTTCCCGACGCGCTGAAAAAAGGGATAGGGCAGGGCGTAAAGGTGACGGAGATCAAAAAGGACGAGAAGCCTCCGAGAATGGTGTACGATCCGACTCATCCCGACGCCGTACAGTCGGGGAAATGGAAGGGGTATGTGATGTACCCCAACGTCAACATCGTCGAGGAAATGGTCAATATGATATCGGCGAACCGCGCCTACGAAGCGAACGTGAATTTGGTGAACTCCGCGCGCCAGATGTTTGAAAAAGCATTGACTCTCGGAAGATAA
- the fliE gene encoding flagellar hook-basal body complex protein FliE: MEIYSKQQVIGDQIGLGTSQKMHINGKDNPVKSDDPVKPFAEVLFNAVDQVNQLQIESNNLEEQWIVAPDEVDIHQVMIASEKARLSVSFMKTIVEKAMKAYNDIMMIR; encoded by the coding sequence GTGGAAATATATTCCAAACAGCAGGTAATCGGCGACCAGATCGGTCTCGGAACCAGTCAGAAGATGCATATTAACGGGAAAGACAATCCGGTCAAGAGCGACGACCCGGTAAAACCGTTTGCCGAGGTTCTTTTTAACGCGGTGGATCAGGTCAATCAACTCCAGATCGAGTCCAATAATCTCGAAGAACAGTGGATTGTCGCGCCGGACGAGGTGGATATTCATCAGGTGATGATCGCCTCCGAAAAAGCGCGTCTGTCGGTCAGCTTTATGAAGACGATTGTCGAAAAAGCGATGAAGGCATACAACGATATAATGATGATTCGTTAA
- the fliF gene encoding flagellar M-ring protein FliF: MPNFGEIIARIQEFLKKLNTTQKLIVVGAIAGVILIVVFLGSFSTQKTYSLLYKSPLSQEDYARVTKKLGELGVKFETKDDQYILVKDDQTGSYLRMKLGQEGIIPTGIVGWELFDVQKFNVTDFERDINKQRALIGEITKHLKMLDDIDDASIQISFPEEKFYSQYQAPTTASVILTPAPYVDLMAEKKKIKGIVELVAKGIPGLKPENVVVVDNRGNVLSDLLVPNDLDDNMKIAREQLKILEREKAKLIAAVRNVLLQSLPEKRFAVSANVEFDWTKKTISGDYVVPIVLQEDDPKTPYIEETVKIAGTELSKKDTKEDFKGPAYIPEGAPGVENSVPPGMKDKIDKYTHYTKDENIVNMTHSKEKVEEQKAPYEIKKITVGVSIDGFWEILRNDQGEEIITNGGSIARVYHPVDKDELKKYQNIIEMEVGFEAARGDKVVVENIQFDHSEEFEKDDAKIRQKIQLRKTLIASIIVLFFLFIGTLVYRAVAREMERRRRLREEELARQQQAMREAALRAAEEEAATVELSIEEKARMELLENAINLSRERPDDVARLIRTWLAEE, from the coding sequence ATGCCGAATTTCGGTGAGATTATCGCGAGGATCCAGGAATTCTTAAAAAAACTCAATACGACGCAGAAACTGATCGTCGTCGGCGCGATCGCCGGTGTAATTCTGATCGTTGTTTTTCTCGGAAGTTTTTCCACACAAAAAACCTACAGTCTGCTTTATAAGTCGCCGCTTTCCCAGGAAGACTACGCCCGGGTAACTAAAAAACTCGGCGAATTAGGCGTCAAGTTCGAGACAAAGGACGACCAGTATATCCTCGTAAAGGATGACCAGACCGGGAGTTATCTCAGGATGAAGCTCGGACAGGAAGGGATTATCCCGACCGGTATCGTGGGATGGGAGCTCTTCGACGTGCAAAAGTTCAATGTCACCGACTTCGAGCGGGATATCAATAAACAGCGCGCGCTGATCGGGGAAATCACCAAGCACCTGAAAATGCTCGACGATATCGACGACGCCAGTATCCAGATATCGTTCCCCGAGGAAAAATTCTACTCCCAGTATCAGGCTCCGACTACTGCGTCGGTGATCCTGACGCCCGCCCCTTATGTCGATCTGATGGCAGAAAAGAAGAAAATCAAGGGTATCGTCGAATTGGTCGCGAAGGGTATTCCCGGTCTCAAGCCGGAAAATGTGGTAGTGGTCGATAACAGGGGTAATGTTCTCTCCGACCTTCTGGTACCCAACGACCTTGACGATAATATGAAAATCGCGCGCGAGCAGCTCAAGATACTCGAACGCGAAAAGGCGAAACTGATCGCCGCCGTGCGTAATGTGCTCCTTCAGTCCCTCCCTGAAAAACGGTTCGCTGTCAGCGCGAATGTCGAATTCGACTGGACGAAAAAGACGATTTCCGGCGACTATGTGGTGCCGATCGTATTACAGGAAGACGACCCGAAAACACCTTATATAGAAGAAACAGTAAAGATCGCCGGGACGGAATTATCCAAAAAAGATACGAAGGAAGACTTCAAAGGCCCCGCGTATATTCCCGAGGGCGCGCCCGGTGTGGAGAACAGTGTTCCGCCGGGAATGAAGGACAAGATCGATAAATATACGCATTATACCAAAGATGAGAATATTGTCAATATGACCCATAGTAAGGAGAAAGTGGAGGAGCAGAAAGCCCCCTACGAGATAAAGAAGATTACCGTGGGCGTATCTATCGACGGGTTCTGGGAAATACTCCGCAACGATCAGGGTGAGGAAATTATCACCAACGGCGGAAGTATCGCGCGGGTATATCATCCGGTCGATAAGGACGAGTTGAAGAAGTACCAGAATATCATCGAGATGGAAGTGGGATTTGAGGCTGCCCGCGGCGATAAGGTCGTGGTGGAAAATATCCAGTTCGACCACTCGGAGGAATTCGAGAAGGACGACGCGAAAATCCGTCAGAAAATACAGTTGCGTAAAACTTTAATCGCTTCTATAATTGTATTGTTCTTCCTGTTTATCGGGACTCTGGTTTACCGCGCGGTTGCCCGTGAGATGGAACGCCGCCGCAGACTTCGCGAGGAAGAGCTCGCCCGCCAGCAGCAGGCGATGCGTGAAGCGGCTCTACGCGCCGCGGAGGAAGAGGCCGCGACAGTCGAACTTTCGATAGAAGAGAAGGCCCGTATGGAACTTCTGGAGAACGCTATCAATTTGTCCAGGGAACGGCCTGATGATGTCGCGCGTCTGATCCGCACATGGCTTGCGGAAGAATAA
- the fliG gene encoding flagellar motor switch protein FliG → MSDDKDKKSSGGAQHSGGHGGKAGAKKKKPLTGREKAAVFLVSVGPEVSADIFKHLKEDEVEELTFEIARIDKIDPEDRDTVLMEFQELMMAQDFIVTGGVDYAREVLERALGTQKAVDIINRLTSSLQTKPFDFIRRTDPAHLINFIQNEHPQTIALILSYLDPQKSAQILSSLPHEIQADVAKRIATMDRTSPEILREVERVLERKLSTLASEDFTSAGGIDAVVAILNNAERSAERNIIEALEEDDPDLAEEIKKKMFVFEDIITLDDRSIQRVLRHVDMGDLAKALKAVDPEVQDKIFRNMSKRAAQMLREDMEYMGPIRLKDVEEAQQKIVNIIRKLEEQGEIVLSRGAEDEIIV, encoded by the coding sequence ATGTCTGACGATAAAGATAAAAAGAGTTCGGGTGGCGCACAGCACTCCGGCGGGCATGGCGGTAAAGCAGGGGCTAAAAAGAAGAAGCCGTTAACAGGGCGGGAAAAAGCCGCGGTATTCCTTGTTTCCGTCGGCCCGGAAGTTTCCGCCGATATATTCAAGCATCTCAAGGAGGACGAGGTCGAAGAACTCACATTCGAAATCGCCCGTATCGATAAAATCGATCCCGAGGACAGGGACACGGTGCTGATGGAGTTTCAGGAACTCATGATGGCGCAGGACTTTATAGTTACAGGCGGCGTCGATTATGCCCGCGAAGTCCTCGAACGCGCGCTGGGTACGCAGAAAGCGGTGGATATCATCAACCGTCTGACATCCTCCCTTCAGACGAAACCGTTCGACTTCATCCGCAGAACAGACCCCGCGCATCTCATCAACTTCATCCAGAACGAGCATCCGCAGACGATCGCGCTGATCCTGTCGTATCTCGATCCGCAGAAGTCCGCGCAGATTCTCTCGTCTCTGCCGCACGAAATACAGGCGGATGTCGCGAAACGTATCGCGACCATGGACCGCACCTCGCCGGAAATTCTCCGCGAAGTAGAACGTGTGCTCGAGCGTAAACTCTCCACTCTCGCGAGCGAAGACTTTACCTCAGCCGGCGGTATCGATGCCGTGGTCGCCATCCTGAACAACGCCGAGCGTTCCGCCGAACGCAATATCATCGAAGCTCTCGAAGAAGACGATCCCGATCTCGCGGAAGAAATCAAGAAGAAAATGTTCGTATTCGAAGATATCATTACTCTCGACGACCGTTCCATCCAGCGCGTACTGCGTCATGTGGATATGGGCGATCTCGCGAAGGCGCTGAAGGCGGTCGATCCCGAAGTGCAGGATAAAATATTCAGGAACATGTCGAAGCGCGCCGCGCAGATGCTCCGTGAAGATATGGAATACATGGGCCCGATCCGTTTGAAGGATGTGGAAGAAGCCCAGCAGAAAATCGTTAATATTATCCGCAAACTCGAAGAACAGGGCGAAATCGTTCTTTCCAGAGGCGCGGAAGACGAGATTATCGTTTAG
- the fliI gene encoding flagellar protein export ATPase FliI encodes MIELFEKYQNAADRVVPIKTIGHVSNLVGISIESIGPFSSVGDLCVIDNENGDPVRAEVVGFKNKSTLVMPLGEVRGIAPGVKITNLGRKMEVAVGPELLGRMIGGDGLPIDGLGHIKTKEKRPVDGPAPSAYTRKRIAEPIATGIRAVDGLMTVGKGQRMGIFSGSGVGKSTLLGMIARNTSADINVIALIGERGREVRDFIERDLGEEGLKRSVVVVVTSNEPPLLRIRGAYVATAIAEYFRDQGKDVMFLMDSVTRFAMAQREVGLAVGEPPATKGYPPSVFSNLPRLLERTGTSDKGSITAFYSVLVEGDDMNEPISDAVRGILDGHLMLARNLAHKNHYPAIDVLGSISRLMTEIVNDEHKSLANKMKEAMANYREAEDLINIGAYVQGSNAKIDFAISKIEKIESYLRQGVFEKSDYQLSFDALKAIFEEKKPRYAGMGMR; translated from the coding sequence ATGATCGAATTATTTGAAAAATACCAGAATGCCGCCGACCGTGTAGTACCTATTAAAACAATCGGTCACGTATCCAACCTCGTAGGTATATCCATAGAATCCATCGGCCCGTTTTCATCGGTAGGCGACCTGTGCGTCATCGATAACGAGAACGGCGACCCTGTACGCGCCGAAGTGGTGGGCTTCAAGAATAAGAGCACGCTTGTGATGCCGCTCGGGGAAGTCCGTGGTATCGCGCCGGGGGTGAAGATCACCAATCTCGGGCGAAAGATGGAGGTAGCGGTCGGGCCGGAACTCCTCGGCCGGATGATCGGCGGGGACGGACTCCCTATCGACGGGCTAGGCCATATCAAAACAAAAGAGAAACGTCCCGTGGACGGCCCCGCGCCGTCGGCATATACCCGTAAACGTATCGCTGAACCGATCGCGACCGGTATCCGCGCCGTCGACGGACTGATGACGGTGGGCAAAGGCCAGCGGATGGGGATATTCTCCGGCAGCGGCGTCGGGAAATCGACCCTGCTGGGGATGATCGCCCGGAACACCAGCGCCGATATCAATGTGATCGCGCTGATCGGCGAACGCGGGCGAGAAGTCCGCGACTTTATCGAACGCGACCTCGGCGAAGAGGGGCTTAAACGCTCGGTGGTGGTGGTGGTGACATCGAACGAACCCCCGCTCCTACGTATCCGCGGCGCGTATGTGGCGACCGCTATCGCGGAGTACTTCCGCGATCAGGGCAAGGACGTGATGTTCCTGATGGACTCGGTCACCCGTTTCGCGATGGCCCAGCGCGAGGTCGGCCTCGCGGTCGGCGAACCCCCCGCGACGAAGGGATATCCCCCCAGCGTATTCTCCAACCTCCCGCGCCTCCTCGAACGCACCGGTACGTCGGACAAAGGCTCGATCACCGCGTTCTACTCCGTGCTGGTCGAGGGTGACGATATGAACGAACCGATCTCAGACGCGGTACGCGGTATCCTCGACGGGCATCTCATGCTCGCGCGCAATCTCGCGCATAAGAACCATTACCCCGCGATCGACGTGCTCGGCAGTATCAGCCGTCTGATGACCGAAATTGTCAACGACGAGCATAAAAGTCTCGCCAATAAAATGAAGGAAGCGATGGCGAACTACCGTGAGGCGGAAGACCTCATCAATATCGGGGCATACGTGCAGGGGAGCAACGCGAAGATCGATTTCGCGATATCGAAGATCGAGAAGATCGAGAGCTACCTCCGGCAGGGCGTGTTCGAAAAGTCGGATTACCAGTTGTCGTTCGACGCGCTGAAGGCGATCTTCGAGGAGAAGAAGCCCCGTTACGCCGGGATGGGGATGAGGTAG
- a CDS encoding DUF2281 domain-containing protein — protein MKVETMIKKEIEDLPEEIQTEILDYVMYLKQKKVSEKQETALLSENILKRDWLLPEEDEAWKDL, from the coding sequence ATGAAAGTTGAAACTATGATAAAAAAAGAAATCGAGGACCTGCCGGAAGAAATACAAACGGAAATATTGGATTATGTCATGTACCTGAAGCAAAAAAAAGTATCTGAAAAGCAGGAAACCGCCTTACTGTCCGAAAACATACTGAAACGCGATTGGCTTCTTCCGGAGGAAGACGAAGCATGGAAAGATTTATAA
- a CDS encoding type II toxin-antitoxin system PemK/MazF family toxin, translating to MERFISGDVVIVPFPFSDLSFVKRRPALVLKSLNGDDYILCQITSKTSDDRYSINCKESDFKAGGLKKPSNIRINHLFTAEKSLILYKAGSLKKEFINNIINSVIRLFQEEI from the coding sequence ATGGAAAGATTTATAAGCGGCGATGTGGTGATAGTCCCGTTTCCTTTTTCGGATTTATCGTTCGTAAAACGTCGCCCCGCCCTGGTATTAAAATCTTTGAACGGCGACGATTATATTCTATGTCAAATTACCAGTAAAACCTCTGACGACCGCTATTCTATTAATTGTAAGGAATCCGATTTCAAGGCAGGTGGATTGAAGAAACCGAGTAATATCAGAATAAACCATTTATTTACTGCTGAAAAGTCTCTCATTCTCTATAAAGCAGGCAGTCTTAAAAAGGAATTTATAAATAATATTATCAATAGCGTGATTCGACTTTTTCAGGAAGAAATATAA
- a CDS encoding GNAT family N-acetyltransferase, translating into MSGDFLKDISFELTDNPSKEVCDTIERGLKDYNSLSVEDENHRVLNVVCRKDGEIIGGILGGTYWHNMYIRRFWLHDDYRRLGIGGAALRLAEAKAIERECLYSRFETDIPSALMFYMEQGYSIKFELEDFPIGGISFYMEKALTQENLPPLRDVTGVEFELQEDPDPVTEKLIEDGLTGFLAADAGEDSETKLTVVCREGETIIGGMTGWTSYGWMGIKFFWLNEKYRGRGIGGKIIGMAEAEAVERGCIHAFVNTHDFQAPGFYRRMGYRVHSELNDVPPGHTGYFMVKDL; encoded by the coding sequence ATGAGCGGGGATTTTCTAAAGGACATCAGCTTCGAGCTTACCGATAATCCGTCGAAAGAAGTCTGCGATACTATCGAGCGCGGCCTGAAAGACTATAATTCCCTTTCTGTCGAGGACGAGAACCACCGTGTGCTGAACGTCGTATGCCGGAAAGACGGCGAGATTATCGGCGGAATCCTCGGCGGAACATACTGGCATAATATGTATATCCGGCGATTCTGGCTGCACGACGATTACCGCAGACTGGGGATCGGCGGCGCGGCGCTCCGGCTTGCCGAGGCGAAGGCGATCGAACGCGAATGCCTGTACTCCCGTTTCGAGACCGATATCCCCTCCGCGCTCATGTTCTATATGGAACAGGGTTACTCGATCAAGTTCGAGCTGGAGGATTTCCCGATCGGCGGTATTAGTTTCTATATGGAAAAAGCCCTCACTCAGGAAAATTTACCCCCGTTACGCGATGTTACCGGCGTAGAATTCGAGCTGCAGGAAGACCCGGACCCCGTAACGGAAAAACTGATCGAGGACGGGTTGACCGGATTCCTTGCGGCGGATGCCGGCGAGGACAGCGAGACCAAGCTCACGGTCGTATGCCGCGAGGGGGAAACGATTATCGGCGGGATGACGGGATGGACGTCCTACGGCTGGATGGGTATCAAATTTTTCTGGCTCAACGAGAAATACCGCGGGCGGGGTATCGGCGGTAAGATTATCGGTATGGCGGAGGCCGAGGCGGTCGAACGCGGCTGTATTCACGCGTTTGTAAACACGCACGATTTTCAGGCGCCGGGATTTTACCGGCGGATGGGATACCGCGTGCACTCAGAGCTGAACGACGTGCCGCCCGGACATACGGGATATTTCATGGTAAAGGATTTATAA
- a CDS encoding GNAT family N-acetyltransferase, with amino-acid sequence MEVKIRPAVVGDIPAISKLLSELGEIMHNLTGGSRINIENTLRKMFEIPEIYYTIIAERNGAYAGLCSAVFYKTLLHKGGTALINELVVKKEYRGEGIGRMLVENMVMEARKRGMDEIEVGTEKSNIKASGFYKKIGFDLEYILFGKEIGR; translated from the coding sequence ATGGAAGTAAAAATCCGGCCTGCTGTCGTTGGCGATATCCCCGCGATTTCCAAGCTCTTATCCGAACTGGGGGAGATCATGCATAATCTCACCGGCGGTTCCAGAATTAATATAGAAAACACCCTGCGTAAAATGTTCGAAATCCCGGAAATCTATTATACTATTATAGCCGAGCGGAACGGAGCTTATGCGGGACTATGTTCCGCGGTATTCTACAAGACCCTGCTCCATAAGGGCGGCACCGCGCTTATCAACGAACTGGTCGTGAAAAAAGAGTACCGGGGCGAGGGCATCGGCAGGATGTTGGTCGAAAACATGGTTATGGAAGCGAGGAAACGTGGAATGGATGAAATAGAGGTCGGTACGGAAAAGAGCAATATCAAAGCCTCGGGGTTTTATAAGAAGATCGGCTTCGATCTGGAGTATATTTTGTTCGGTAAGGAAATCGGCCGATGA
- a CDS encoding methyltransferase domain-containing protein, whose amino-acid sequence MSNENFTEIAKRYRGTSVVQSSAADILFSLLKISDGESVLDIGCGTGNLTKKIRALTSAPITGIDPSEGMIRECVEKYGADGIRFIRMDAQDMDFENEFDVIFCNSTFQWFRDPSKGAENMRRALKPGGRAGIQAPAMHAYCPQFIDAVRRVKNNPAIGEIFTRWANPWYYRDTAQEYANIFTGQGFRVEFAEIQSIESSHTPEQAYDIFASGAIAGYLNRDYYEGGYEDFYAEEFRRIVRQSLVEQAGADGNTRLVFNRIFLIAVRV is encoded by the coding sequence ATGTCCAACGAGAATTTTACCGAGATAGCGAAACGTTACCGCGGGACGTCGGTCGTCCAGAGTTCGGCGGCGGATATCCTGTTCTCGCTTCTGAAGATTAGTGACGGGGAATCCGTCCTCGATATCGGGTGCGGCACAGGCAACCTCACTAAAAAAATCCGCGCGCTTACCTCAGCCCCCATTACGGGTATCGACCCGTCGGAGGGGATGATCCGCGAATGCGTTGAAAAATACGGCGCGGACGGCATCCGCTTTATCAGGATGGACGCGCAGGATATGGACTTCGAAAACGAGTTCGACGTTATTTTCTGCAATTCGACGTTCCAATGGTTCCGCGACCCGTCGAAAGGGGCGGAGAATATGCGCCGAGCGCTCAAACCGGGCGGTCGCGCCGGGATACAGGCTCCCGCGATGCACGCATACTGTCCGCAGTTTATCGACGCGGTACGCCGTGTCAAAAACAATCCCGCGATCGGGGAAATTTTCACAAGATGGGCGAACCCATGGTACTACCGCGACACCGCTCAAGAGTACGCGAATATCTTTACCGGGCAGGGCTTTCGGGTGGAGTTCGCCGAAATCCAGTCAATCGAGTCGTCCCACACGCCGGAACAAGCGTATGATATCTTTGCGTCGGGCGCGATAGCGGGATACCTCAACCGCGACTACTACGAGGGCGGTTACGAGGATTTCTACGCGGAGGAGTTCCGGCGAATTGTCCGGCAATCGTTAGTCGAACAGGCGGGAGCAGACGGAAATACCCGTCTCGTTTTTAACCGCATCTTTCTCATCGCAGTGAGGGTATGA
- a CDS encoding methyltransferase domain-containing protein, with translation MPDYVHGYSGREAERLSDQAQTLSELIHHDTVFPDHSLVLEAGCGTGAQTVIVAPKNPRTRFISVDISETSLAQAKANAAAAGVDNAEFRRADILNLDFPDAMFDHILVCFVLEHLPGPDAALQSLKRVLKPGGSITLIEGDHGSAYFYPRSDAADAAIGAQIALQAASGGNALIGRELYPLLTRAGFHDCLVSPRMVYADSSRPEMVEGFTKNTFTAMIEGVRENAIRAGLIDAVLFDKGIADLYRSAEADGVFCYTFFKGSGIK, from the coding sequence ATGCCCGATTACGTCCACGGATATTCCGGCAGAGAAGCGGAAAGGCTTTCCGATCAGGCGCAGACCCTTTCGGAACTCATCCATCACGATACGGTATTCCCCGATCATTCGCTCGTACTTGAGGCGGGATGCGGTACCGGAGCGCAGACTGTCATAGTCGCGCCGAAGAACCCGCGCACCCGTTTCATATCGGTAGATATTTCCGAAACCTCCCTCGCGCAGGCTAAGGCGAATGCCGCCGCGGCCGGTGTCGATAACGCCGAGTTCCGAAGGGCGGATATCCTCAACCTCGATTTCCCCGACGCGATGTTCGATCATATTTTAGTCTGTTTCGTATTGGAGCACCTCCCCGGCCCGGACGCCGCGTTGCAGTCGTTGAAACGGGTTCTGAAGCCCGGCGGGAGTATCACCCTGATCGAGGGAGACCATGGTTCCGCGTACTTCTATCCCCGCAGCGATGCGGCGGATGCGGCTATCGGCGCACAGATCGCCCTGCAGGCCGCTTCCGGCGGGAACGCGCTGATCGGCAGGGAGCTCTATCCCCTGCTCACCCGCGCGGGTTTCCATGATTGCCTTGTATCCCCGAGGATGGTATACGCCGATTCGAGCCGCCCCGAGATGGTCGAGGGCTTTACGAAGAATACGTTTACCGCGATGATCGAAGGGGTGCGTGAGAACGCCATCCGCGCGGGACTGATCGACGCAGTTTTATTTGATAAGGGGATCGCCGACCTGTACCGTTCCGCGGAAGCGGACGGCGTGTTCTGCTATACCTTCTTTAAAGGGTCGGGCATAAAGTGA
- the lnt gene encoding apolipoprotein N-acyltransferase translates to MEKITLRGGASNKTKINIFLAILLSILPSFCFALAFPPFHFPYLIWLGFAPIFFVLKNESYFKSALFVLLSGLLYYVLTINWVRQFHQLYALPFAALGSVLGSYFPALMLSKPVIEKKPIAAFFIIPSIWVIFEYLKTQGFLGFAFGIVGYSLYDFKAFIQIAEVTGVFGISFIVIAFNYLVFYLVDRLVLEKEKFLSPQIIIPSSLVIAVIVGVLVFGIIRLNEKSVPSDFEIGLVQTNIPSELNWDVDQNLIWGECENLLGLVREFHPALIVFPENTVKSDITKNSQIIGSEITNILARLSNYAVLMNASLLIGGSEVDVASGSIVEYNSACLFSPDGKFTDSYQKNRLVPFGESFPYGDIFPYIPGILRETGTHMFTPGNDPGKTLAFTYNGKPHRFGALICFEGTFGYLTRIAVKNGAEFMVNITCDSWANSEAAMEQHALFGIFRAIENRVPFLRAGNGGLTCLIDPWGRILNSLNLMESSAAVTKIPFVQDKYQTIYILFGDWPVVFSGLFLGGWIIYLITIYIIKKGREKPAPKE, encoded by the coding sequence ATGGAGAAAATAACCTTACGCGGCGGAGCCTCGAATAAGACCAAAATAAACATCTTTTTGGCAATCCTTCTTTCCATCCTGCCGTCGTTCTGTTTTGCGCTTGCATTTCCGCCATTTCATTTTCCCTATCTGATATGGCTGGGTTTCGCGCCGATTTTTTTCGTGCTGAAGAATGAATCTTATTTTAAAAGCGCTCTATTTGTCCTGCTGTCGGGGCTTCTCTATTATGTGCTCACGATCAACTGGGTGAGGCAGTTCCACCAATTGTATGCGCTTCCGTTTGCCGCTCTGGGTTCGGTTCTCGGTTCGTATTTCCCCGCGCTCATGCTATCCAAACCCGTGATTGAGAAAAAACCCATTGCCGCGTTTTTTATTATCCCCTCCATTTGGGTCATATTCGAATACCTGAAAACGCAGGGATTTTTAGGATTCGCGTTCGGGATAGTAGGGTACTCGCTCTATGATTTTAAGGCATTCATCCAGATAGCCGAAGTTACAGGGGTTTTTGGTATATCCTTCATCGTTATCGCGTTCAATTATCTGGTGTTTTATCTGGTCGACCGACTTGTTCTGGAGAAGGAAAAATTCTTGAGCCCGCAGATAATAATCCCATCGTCTCTAGTCATCGCGGTTATCGTAGGAGTATTAGTATTTGGAATCATCCGCCTGAACGAGAAGAGCGTACCCAGTGATTTTGAGATAGGACTTGTCCAGACAAATATTCCATCCGAGTTAAACTGGGACGTCGATCAAAATCTTATCTGGGGTGAGTGTGAAAACCTGCTGGGATTGGTTAGAGAGTTCCACCCCGCTCTTATAGTATTCCCGGAAAATACGGTGAAATCCGATATCACAAAAAACTCTCAGATTATCGGGAGTGAAATCACAAATATTCTAGCAAGGCTTTCCAATTATGCTGTTTTAATGAATGCTTCTCTTCTTATCGGAGGGAGTGAGGTTGATGTCGCTTCGGGTAGTATTGTCGAGTATAACTCCGCTTGCCTGTTTTCGCCCGACGGGAAATTTACCGACAGCTACCAGAAGAACCGGCTCGTACCGTTCGGGGAAAGTTTTCCCTACGGCGATATTTTTCCCTACATTCCTGGAATCCTCAGAGAGACCGGAACCCATATGTTTACCCCCGGTAATGATCCGGGCAAGACACTGGCTTTTACCTATAACGGGAAACCTCATCGTTTCGGTGCGCTCATTTGCTTCGAGGGGACTTTCGGTTATCTGACTCGAATCGCCGTGAAAAACGGAGCGGAGTTTATGGTGAATATCACCTGCGACAGTTGGGCAAACTCGGAAGCCGCGATGGAGCAGCATGCGCTTTTCGGGATATTCCGCGCGATAGAAAACCGGGTCCCGTTCTTACGGGCGGGTAACGGCGGGCTGACATGCCTGATCGATCCGTGGGGACGAATACTGAACTCCCTGAACCTGATGGAATCCTCGGCGGCCGTAACAAAAATTCCTTTCGTTCAGGATAAATATCAAACTATCTATATTCTATTTGGGGATTGGCCGGTCGTTTTTTCTGGGTTGTTTCTCGGAGGGTGGATAATCTATCTTATTACGATATATATAATAAAAAAGGGGCGGGAAAAACCCGCCCCGAAAGAATAA